A stretch of DNA from Lysinibacillus sp. B2A1:
GTTAGAAAAAGTTGAATAAATAAATGGACTGCGGTAGCCCTATTTTGGGCTATCGCTTGTGCTTTTCATATTCTTAACAGAAATCAAGAAAGGAGGGAGATGCTGTGAATTTAGATTTTTCAGCTATCGTTCCCTCTATTCCTTATATCCTAAAAGGAATAGGTGTTACACTTCAAATTGCAATCGGTGCCTCAATCATCGGCTTTATCGTAGGGATACTACTCGCACTATGTAAAATTGGTAAAGTGAATGTTTTACGTTGGTTTGCGGATTTTTATACATCTATTTTCCGAGGTACACCACTTGTCCTACAATTATTAATTATTTACTATGCAGTACCACAGTTATTAGATATTCAAATCGAACCAATTCCAACAGCCATTATGGCTTTCGGCTTAAACTCAGGTGCTTATATTTCAGAAATTATTCGTGCTGGTATTAATGCTGTTGATAAAGGTCAGATGGAAGCGGCACAAGCATTGGGGATTCCCTATGCAAAAATGATGAAGGATATTATTATCCCACAAGCAGTAAAAAATATTTTACCATCTTTAGTCAATGAATTTATCACATTAAATAAAGAAACAGCAGTAGTAACGGTCATTAGTGCATTAGATATTATGCGTCGTGCTTATATTGTTGGGGGTTCAACATATCGCTACCTTGAGCCATTACTCTTTGCTGGTGTAATTTATTACATCATGACCCTTGTCTTAACGTTCCTTGGTAAACGAATCGAGAAAGGAATGAGAAAAAGTGATTAAAATTGAAGAGCTTCATAAATCATATGGGCAAAATGAGGTACTTAAAGGGATCTCAACCGAAATCAAAGAAAAAGAGGTTATTGCCATTATCGGACCGTCCGGCTCTGGTAAATCAACATTTCTTCGCTGCTTAAATCTATTAGAAGAGCCGACGAGCGGAAAAATTACTATTGCTGGTGATATTTTAACGGATAAAGGGACAAATATTATGAAAATACGTGAAGAAGTCGGCATGGTTTTTCAGCATTTTCATCTTTTTCCTCATAAAACAGTACTAGAAAATTTAACATATGCACCCATTAATGTGAAAGGGGTGGACAAGTCGGCTGCCATAAAAAATGCAGAGAATTTACTGACAAAGGTCGGTCTATTTGAGAAGCGTCATGAGTATCCTAACCGTTTGTCTGGTGGACAAAAGCAACGTGTTGCCATTGCTCGTGCACTTGCAATGGATCCAAAGGTAATTTTATTTGATGAGCCTACCTCTGCACTTGATCCAGAAATGGTTAAAGAGGTTTTGGCAGTTATGAAAAACCTTGCAGATACAGGCATGACAATGTTGATTGTTACTCATGAGATGGGCTTCGCTCGTGAGGTGGCAGATCGTGTACTATTCCTCGATGGCGGGAAGCTAATTGAGGATGCTCCACCAGAACAATTCTTTACAGAGCCATCAACACAGCGTGCAAAGGATTTTTTAGAGAAAGTTTTATAGTTTTAATGCTGCATCGTTAAAATAGCTATATCAAAAAATCATAAGTCTATGGATTAAAGCGGATTAGACCATAAAGCACGGTGATTGTTAGATAAATTTCTAATAATCATCGTGCATTTTTATATTAAGAAAATAAGCCTCTATTCTACTATAAATGAGGAAAACGAAAAATGTTTCTTTAACGTTTCGACGGTAAACAATTCCTCAATATGATAGGCTCCTGCTGGTTGATGATGTTCAAGTAATTCAGTAGCGATAGTTGCTGCAATTTTAGCTGTTACCATTGATTCATCATGCTCCAAAAATGTTATTGCTACAGCTCTCTCCTCATACTGATCCCTACCAAGGGCCTCCACCTTAATGCCACATACATCTGAACCAATTTTTATTTTTTGCATAGCTGATGCCAATAGATGTTGAGCTTTGTCGAACTTCAGCATATAGGATAGATGGCTTTTTTGTAAAAACGAGACGAATCGATTGAGCGACTCTATATCAAAGCCCATTCTCGTAACAATTTGACTAGTTGAAAAATGCTTGGTTAATGTATGCTGATCTGAAAAATTAAATTGATAGAGACTGCGTTTTCCAACACCCTGAAAATGAACAATCCTCCTATTGGTAAAGTTATTGACGGTCTGCTTTTTATGCTGATACATAATATGGTAGGGCTTATTCAGCTGGTCCAAAATCCATAAAATTGCCGCAGTGCCATGTGTATCCCCAGCTCCAAGTAAAATTGAAATATGAAGCTGGTCAACAGTAGTTAATTGCTGTGCGGCATGCATCGCCATTAAATTCGTTAATCCTGGTGCCATTCCAACACTGTATACAATAGTAGAATGATGTTGTACAGCAATTGGATGAAGATCCTCTAATTTTTTAAGAAAGGCATAGCTGGCAGTAATATCAATATACATAATCCCCTCTCTCAAGCATAGCTGAGCAAATGCAGTATCTTGTTGCTCTAAACACATAATCACAAGCGCAACCCCTTCTAGTTGCTGCGGAAGTACAGTCTTTGACACATCCATCTGTATAGGGGTTGCAAGATGATTGTAGCGAGCGCAAAATTGCTTAGCCTTTTCTATATTTCTACCAGCAATTAATACTCTATTCGGATAGTTTCGTAACAGGAGTTTTGCAATTTTCCCTCCGACTTCACCATAGCCTCCAACAATTAAGATATTCTCTTTATTCATTTAAACTCTTCTCCCTTAATAGCTACTAAAGCATCAATCATATGTGTTTTATAATAGGGAATGATTGTTGTAAAGCCGACATCCTTCAACAAATCAATAAGCGAATCGAGTTTAATTGGATGGGTTGTATTGTTAAACGATTGTTCAAAACGATGCCAATGATTTTCGGAAATATCATTATGGAGCATTGAGCTTCGCCAAAAGCGGAGCTGATGCTTGAACATTGAGGAAGTTAAATCAGCATTTATAGATGATATAAATAACACACCATTCTCCTTCAGGCTATCTGCTATTTTTTGAAGCAGGGCTTTCTTTTGATCAAGATCCTTCATAAAATGTAAGACTAAATGACAGGTAGCTACATCAAACAGTTCCTTTACGTTTAATGTCAGTAAATCTCTGTCAATCCACTCAATATTAAGTGCATATGGAAGAGAATCAATTTGTTTAGCAGCTAGCTCTAGCATTACCTTAGATGTATCAACTGCCGTGAAATGAGCAGAAGGAAATGACTCACCTAATGTTAGTAGCTCCTGCCCACCACCTGCTCCTACTACTAAAACTTTATGAGTAGTGGGAAAGTTATGAAATATATTGGCCATCATGTCATATATAAGGTCGTAGCCAATAATTTTTTGACGAATGGATTGTTGGTAGGCAGAGACAGAAGAGTCATTCCAGTTGTGTATTGGTTTGGTCATTTTATACCTCCTAAATTCTTAGGGTAATAGATAGTAATCACTCTTTTGCGAGATTATTCAGTATTTCATAGGATTGTTCTCTAAATATGAAATAAAAATAGTACTCCTCTCTGTTGAACTTTTGTACAATTTAATTAAGAATTATTCTCAATTATAATGTCTCAGAAAAAAAGAACTATCCCATATTTCTGGGGGAGGTAGATTTTTATGAAGGGTGCACAATACTGGCGAAGAAAATCTGAACAATGCTTAAAGCGCAGCAAAAATTCATTTGAATACCGCCAATTAATGATAGAAGCTCTACGAACACAAATAAATTTTTATGCATATTGCTGTACATTAACGGATGCACATACACTTTTTTCGGTAGGTGCTGTTACGGAACATTCTATAGAGGCTATTCATCAGGAGATTATGGAGTTGGAGTATGCTGCAGAGGATATAAATAAATATGAATTCTTAGTTCGCAGTGGTCAATATATAGGTAGGCTAAGCGATGCGACAAGCCAAAGTTCTCGCTATAGAGAAGTGTTAGCGCCCAATGGTTTTAGTGATGAAATACGAGCTGCTTTAACTTATCAAGGACAATGCTACGGTTTTTTAACACTGTTCAAAAGAGCTGAAAGTGAGCAGCCTTTATTTCAAGATAAAGATCTAGTACTTATAAAAATTGTGATGCCCATTATGGGGGAGACGTTAAAGGAGTTCCATCATTATATTATTGAGGAGCGGCTTCCAGCTGTAGAGGGAGAACAAGGCATTGTTATCTTTGATAAAGAGCTAAAAATACATTCTAGTAATACTAAGGCTTGCGAATTATTATCAATTTTAAGAAAGTATGAAAGCCTATCGGAATGGCAAGTACCAAAGCCTATTCAGGCGATATGTGCAAAGCTGCTTGCTGATAACTACAATACCAATACTTCTTTAATAGTGCCTATTAAGGATACAGGCTATATTACTATTCGTGCATCATTTATGCTGACAAGCCATCAAGAACAGCAAATTGCTTTATTAATAAATGAGGCTTCTTCGAGAGAAATGCTAAATTTTTTAATAACGGCTTACAATCTTACACCAAGGGAAAAGGAAGTGGTGTTTGAAATTATTAAAGGGATTCCAACAAAAGAGATTGCCTATAATCTTGGTATTTCAATTTATACTGTACAGGATCATTTGAAGGTTATTTTTCAAAAAGTAAATGTCTCGAATCGAAATGAGCTAGTGTGGAAGATCTTCTCTCGATTCCAATTAGATTACTAATGTGGACTAACAAAAGAATCTGCTAAACTATAGCAGATTCTTATCATTTATACATGGTCATTTTGATGAAATAATAGCTGATAACCAAAGCCACGTATATTTAAAATTTTGGCATTATGCCCAGAAATAGACTCTAATTTTTTTCTGAGATTACTGATATGAACCTTTATTGCTTGGGTTTGTCCGATACTATCCTCTCCCCAAATCAATCTATAAAGCTCAGATGGATGAAAAATTTGCTCAGGATGCTGCGCTAAAAAAAATAAAATTTGAAATTCCTTAGTGGGCAACATGAGTACAGTATCATTAATATTCACTTTCCCAGAGTGAACATGAAAGCGAAAGTTTTCAATGGATAGGGTCTCGGAGTCTACATGTTTGTGGTTTATAGTCTCATTGACATACACAGGCGATCTTCTTATGTTTGAATGTATACGTGCAATTAATTCAAATAAATCAAATGGCTTTGTGACATAATCATCTCCTCCCAGCTCTAGCCCCCGTATTATATCTGAGCCGTCTGCTAAACAGCTCACAAAAATAATAGGGACATTTGAAAATTTACGAATTTCTGCACACACCTCAAAGCCGTCAATCCCAGGCAGTTGTGCATCCAATAGAACAAGATCAGGTTGTACAATATTAAATTGCTGTAAGACATCTTCACCATTTGAAAATATGTATGGCAAAAAATTAGCATTTTTTAATGCAACACTAAGAAGGTTTTGAATATCTACATCATCTTCGACAATAATAATTTTTTTAGCCATATATATCCTCCTTTACAAAGTTTACAGGTATGACTATTGTGAAGGTACTGCCTTTACCAAGCTCGCTTTCAACATAGATGTTTCCTTGATGCTTATGAATAATTTCCTTACTAATGGCTAATCCCAGACCAGATCCTTTTTGAGCCTTATTAGGGGCATTTCCTTTCATGAAGCGCTTAAAAACATGAGGTAATAACTCAGCATCTATACCTTGACCGTTATCTGTAACTCTAATCGACAAAAAACCTTGCAGCGTATCTCTTACGATGGGTGTACAATCTACATCAATTTCAATGGTTCCATCCGTAGGGGTAAATTTAATGGAATTTTGAATTAAATTTAGAAATACCTGCTCCATTCGTGTAACATCTAACCAGGCATAAATGGAAACTCCCTCTATTGTGTGTAAGGCTGAATGCTGAAAATGAAGACCTTCATTTTCAATGTAATGCTTCAGTTGTTTAACTATGTATTCTAAGAAAAAATGGACATTTATATGCTCAAATGTATATTCAAATTGCCCTTCATCCATTTTTGCTAAATCTTGAAGATCTTTAGTTAAGTGATGGAAAAACTTGGAT
This window harbors:
- a CDS encoding class I SAM-dependent methyltransferase encodes the protein MTKPIHNWNDSSVSAYQQSIRQKIIGYDLIYDMMANIFHNFPTTHKVLVVGAGGGQELLTLGESFPSAHFTAVDTSKVMLELAAKQIDSLPYALNIEWIDRDLLTLNVKELFDVATCHLVLHFMKDLDQKKALLQKIADSLKENGVLFISSINADLTSSMFKHQLRFWRSSMLHNDISENHWHRFEQSFNNTTHPIKLDSLIDLLKDVGFTTIIPYYKTHMIDALVAIKGEEFK
- a CDS encoding peptide ABC transporter ATP-binding protein, translated to MIKIEELHKSYGQNEVLKGISTEIKEKEVIAIIGPSGSGKSTFLRCLNLLEEPTSGKITIAGDILTDKGTNIMKIREEVGMVFQHFHLFPHKTVLENLTYAPINVKGVDKSAAIKNAENLLTKVGLFEKRHEYPNRLSGGQKQRVAIARALAMDPKVILFDEPTSALDPEMVKEVLAVMKNLADTGMTMLIVTHEMGFAREVADRVLFLDGGKLIEDAPPEQFFTEPSTQRAKDFLEKVL
- a CDS encoding arginine ABC transporter permease translates to MNLDFSAIVPSIPYILKGIGVTLQIAIGASIIGFIVGILLALCKIGKVNVLRWFADFYTSIFRGTPLVLQLLIIYYAVPQLLDIQIEPIPTAIMAFGLNSGAYISEIIRAGINAVDKGQMEAAQALGIPYAKMMKDIIIPQAVKNILPSLVNEFITLNKETAVVTVISALDIMRRAYIVGGSTYRYLEPLLFAGVIYYIMTLVLTFLGKRIEKGMRKSD
- a CDS encoding LuxR family transcriptional regulator, producing MKGAQYWRRKSEQCLKRSKNSFEYRQLMIEALRTQINFYAYCCTLTDAHTLFSVGAVTEHSIEAIHQEIMELEYAAEDINKYEFLVRSGQYIGRLSDATSQSSRYREVLAPNGFSDEIRAALTYQGQCYGFLTLFKRAESEQPLFQDKDLVLIKIVMPIMGETLKEFHHYIIEERLPAVEGEQGIVIFDKELKIHSSNTKACELLSILRKYESLSEWQVPKPIQAICAKLLADNYNTNTSLIVPIKDTGYITIRASFMLTSHQEQQIALLINEASSREMLNFLITAYNLTPREKEVVFEIIKGIPTKEIAYNLGISIYTVQDHLKVIFQKVNVSNRNELVWKIFSRFQLDY
- a CDS encoding DNA-binding response regulator, which translates into the protein MAKKIIIVEDDVDIQNLLSVALKNANFLPYIFSNGEDVLQQFNIVQPDLVLLDAQLPGIDGFEVCAEIRKFSNVPIIFVSCLADGSDIIRGLELGGDDYVTKPFDLFELIARIHSNIRRSPVYVNETINHKHVDSETLSIENFRFHVHSGKVNINDTVLMLPTKEFQILFFLAQHPEQIFHPSELYRLIWGEDSIGQTQAIKVHISNLRKKLESISGHNAKILNIRGFGYQLLFHQNDHV